One Mytilus trossulus isolate FHL-02 chromosome 5, PNRI_Mtr1.1.1.hap1, whole genome shotgun sequence DNA segment encodes these proteins:
- the LOC134718999 gene encoding zinc finger protein 45-like, whose amino-acid sequence MEINIDNKMSEGGEDLVTTNGTLQRHINTQADKTRHKCDVCAKEFSRDSHLKRHLRTHTGEKPHKCDVCFRKFSQRSYLKTHMRMHTDETPYECDVCFRKFTQSSHLNRHVRTHTGEKPHKCDVCFRKFTQRSSLKTHMRMHTGETPYKCDVCGSEFSRSDDLKKHVRTHTGETPHKCDVCGRDFARRSNLTAHMTEHTGDKPYDCDVCGKGFSQSGNLKIHMRTHAGDKLYNCDVCGKGFRLLGNLKAHMRTHAGDKPYACGECGKGFSRLRYLQFHMRTHTGEKPYDCDVCGKKFSHPSNLKTHRRTHTGDKPYDCDVCGKGFNGLPYLQIHMRTHTGEKPHDCDVCGKKFSHPSNLKTHRRTHTGDKPHDCNVCGKRFSEQGDLQTHMRIHTGDIIKPDDCCECGKRFSQIIIIKRHMKSHSHV is encoded by the coding sequence ATGGAGATAAACATTGACAATAAGATGTCAGAGGGAGGAGAGGATTTAGTCACAACCAATGGTACTCTACAGAGACACATCAACACACAGGCTGATAAAACACGTCATAAATGTGATGTTTGTGCTAAAGAATTTTCTCGAGATAGTCACTTAAAGAGACACTTGAGAACACATACTGGCGAAAAACCTCACAAGTGTGAtgtttgttttagaaaatttagtCAAAGAAGTTACTTAAAAACACACATGAGAATGCATACTGACGAGACACCTTATGAATGTGAtgtttgttttagaaaatttacaCAAAGTAGTCACTTAAACAGACACGTGAGAACACATACTGGCGAAAAACCTCACAAGTGTGAtgtttgttttagaaaatttacTCAAAGAAGTTCCTTAAAAACACACATGAGAATGCATACTGGCGAAACACCTTATAAATGTGATGTCTGTGGTAGTGAATTTTCTCGAAGTGATGACTTAAAGAAACATGTGAGAACTCATACAGGTGAAACACCTCATAAGTGTGATGTGTGTGGTAGAGATTTTGCTCGTAGAAGTAACTTAACGGCACACATGACTGAACATACTGGAGATAAACCTTAtgactgtgatgtatgtggtaaagggtTTAGTCAGTCTGGTAATTTAAAGatacacatgagaacacatgCAGGGGATAAACTGTATAACTGTGATGTATGCGGTAAAGGGTTTAGACTGCTTGGTAATTTAAAGGctcacatgagaacacatgCAGGGGATAAACCTTATGCCTGTGGAGAATGTGGTAAAGGATTTAGTCGCCTTCGTTATTTACAAtttcacatgagaacacatacaggtgAGAAACCTTAtgactgtgatgtatgtggtaaaaaGTTTAGTCACCCTAGTAATTTAAAGACCCATAGGAGAACACATACAGGGGATAAACCTTAtgactgtgatgtatgtggtaaagggtTTAATGGCCTTCCATATTTGCAAattcacatgagaacacatacaggtgAGAAACCTCAtgactgtgatgtatgtggtaaaaaGTTTAGTCACCCTAGTAATTTAAAGACCCATAGGAGAACACACACAGGAGATAAACCTCATGACTGTAATGTATGTGGTAAAAGGTTTAGTGAGCAGGGTGATTTACAGACTCACATGAGAATACATACAGGTGATATCATAAAACCTGATGACTGTTGTGAATGTGGTAAAAGGTTTAgtcaaattattattataaaaagacaCATGAAAAGTCATTCACATGTTTAA